A window of Verrucomicrobiia bacterium contains these coding sequences:
- a CDS encoding FG-GAP-like repeat-containing protein has translation MPRFRLLILTVSIFCFSAFPALASDCTAPVLHYQLKGFYPGGWFGQTVANVGDLNGDNVPDFMVSAPLAKVGTLSQAGSVYAYSGLDGSLLYQLNGSIVAEHFGGSYSGSNHAIAGIGDINGDGRSDFVVGAPDANYAAVFSGADGDSLYKIWGDSTTNSLGHTVAGTEDINGDQIPDFIIGSSRRVFVFSGADGTVLFEKTGAPGHTTFGWSIAGPGDINGDNKPDLLIGEYFALNPDISRNTGATFAYSGLDSSLLYQRNGSNSHDLMGWSVAGCGDLDGDGNNDFITSAPSFDNYYCEDFGPSFAYVFSGATGDLLFEKTAGPSDAFGLSVDGGGDVNGDGNFDFIVGAPGEFSTSRCMEAEGAKKRGAYVYSGTDGELIFQITNPLDFPYYHLGWSVAFAGDVNGDGKTDVILGDPGLLVASHQDSGAAYVYVSKTVPKGDLNFDSTLTIADITNLLNVVFIDSSSAISPCTADLNCDGASSPADIILLLNRVFLQTALPCS, from the coding sequence ATGCCCAGATTTCGACTTTTGATCTTAACTGTTTCTATCTTTTGCTTTTCCGCTTTCCCCGCTCTCGCCTCCGACTGCACCGCCCCGGTTCTGCACTATCAACTGAAAGGTTTCTATCCGGGCGGGTGGTTCGGCCAAACTGTTGCCAATGTGGGGGACCTCAATGGAGATAATGTTCCCGATTTTATGGTCAGCGCCCCGCTCGCAAAAGTCGGTACTCTAAGCCAAGCAGGCTCGGTTTATGCTTACTCCGGTCTCGATGGCAGCCTGCTTTATCAGTTGAACGGTTCCATCGTAGCGGAGCACTTTGGCGGCTCCTACTCCGGAAGCAATCACGCTATTGCCGGAATTGGAGATATAAACGGAGATGGGAGATCCGATTTCGTTGTTGGCGCGCCCGATGCCAACTATGCGGCCGTATTCTCTGGTGCAGATGGAGACTCACTTTATAAAATTTGGGGAGATTCTACCACAAATTCCCTCGGTCATACCGTCGCTGGAACCGAAGATATCAATGGAGACCAAATACCCGATTTCATAATCGGTTCATCTCGCAGAGTATTTGTCTTTTCGGGGGCCGATGGAACCGTCCTTTTCGAAAAAACCGGTGCACCTGGACATACCACTTTCGGTTGGTCAATAGCCGGACCCGGCGATATTAATGGCGACAATAAACCGGACTTGTTAATTGGAGAATATTTCGCTTTGAATCCCGACATTAGCCGTAATACCGGGGCTACTTTTGCCTACTCCGGGTTAGACAGTTCTTTGCTTTATCAGCGAAACGGCTCAAACTCTCATGATTTAATGGGTTGGTCGGTAGCTGGTTGCGGGGATTTGGACGGCGACGGAAATAATGATTTTATCACCAGCGCTCCCTCGTTCGACAACTATTATTGTGAGGATTTCGGGCCGAGCTTTGCCTATGTTTTTTCCGGAGCTACCGGGGATTTGCTTTTCGAAAAAACCGCTGGACCTTCCGATGCGTTTGGATTGTCCGTAGATGGCGGTGGCGATGTAAACGGAGACGGAAATTTCGATTTTATTGTAGGGGCTCCAGGAGAATTCAGTACTTCTCGTTGCATGGAGGCAGAAGGGGCGAAAAAGCGTGGAGCTTATGTTTATTCAGGAACCGACGGCGAACTTATTTTCCAAATAACGAACCCTCTTGATTTTCCATACTATCATTTGGGCTGGTCAGTAGCATTCGCCGGAGATGTTAATGGGGATGGTAAAACAGATGTTATACTCGGCGACCCCGGCTTGCTCGTAGCTTCCCACCAGGATTCCGGGGCTGCTTACGTTTATGTCTCCAAAACCGTTCCCAAAGGCGACCTGAATTTCGACTCCACTTTAACCATCGCCGATATAACCAACCTGCTGAATGTCGTCTTTATCGATAGTTCGTCTGCCATTTCCCCCTGCACCGCCGATTTAAACTGCGATGGGGCTTCTTCTCCGGCGGATATAATTCTTCTGCTCAACCGGGTTTTTCTGCAAACCGCCCTGCCCTGTTCATAG
- a CDS encoding cystathionine gamma-synthase encodes MGSTERPKRKKQGFSTRAIHAGQAPDPTTGAISTPIYQTSTYVQEGVAKHKGYEYARTQNPTRTALEACLASLEEARYGICFSSGMGAISALMNYFEKGDHVVASDDLYGGTYRIFEKVFRSYGLEFTYVDASNLSNIERAIKPNTKLIFLETPTNPLLKIVDLAGASKLAHNRNAIVAVDNTFATPYWQNPLNFGADVVLHSTSKYLGGHCDVVGGAILTSNDKIYERVKFCQNAVGSVPGPLDAFLVLRGVKTLALRMEKHEANAREIARFLKSHPKVKKVYYPGLGEHPGHEIAKKQMRGFGGMISFEVKGGLEESKRVCERTEIFSLAESLGGVESLIEHPALMTHASVPKEVREEKGISDSLVRISVGIEDGDDLIADLEQALG; translated from the coding sequence ATGGGCAGTACGGAAAGGCCGAAGCGGAAAAAGCAGGGGTTTTCCACCCGGGCGATACACGCCGGGCAGGCGCCGGACCCGACCACGGGCGCCATCTCCACGCCGATTTACCAGACCTCCACCTACGTGCAGGAAGGAGTGGCCAAGCACAAGGGGTACGAATACGCCCGCACGCAGAACCCGACCCGGACGGCCTTGGAGGCCTGTTTGGCCTCGCTGGAAGAGGCCCGGTACGGCATCTGTTTCTCCTCCGGGATGGGGGCGATTTCGGCTTTGATGAATTACTTCGAAAAGGGAGACCACGTCGTCGCCTCGGATGATTTGTACGGCGGCACCTACCGGATTTTTGAAAAGGTCTTCCGCTCCTACGGGCTGGAGTTCACCTACGTCGATGCCTCCAATCTTTCCAATATCGAGCGGGCAATCAAGCCCAATACCAAACTGATTTTTCTGGAAACCCCCACCAACCCGCTTTTGAAAATCGTCGATTTGGCGGGGGCTTCCAAGCTGGCGCACAACCGCAACGCCATCGTGGCCGTGGATAACACCTTTGCCACCCCCTACTGGCAAAATCCCTTGAACTTCGGGGCGGATGTGGTGCTCCACTCCACCAGCAAGTATCTGGGGGGGCATTGCGACGTGGTGGGGGGGGCGATTCTGACCTCCAACGACAAAATTTACGAAAGGGTGAAGTTCTGCCAGAACGCCGTCGGCAGCGTGCCGGGGCCTTTGGACGCCTTCCTCGTTCTGCGCGGGGTGAAAACGCTCGCCTTGCGGATGGAAAAGCACGAAGCGAATGCGCGAGAAATTGCCCGGTTTTTGAAGAGCCACCCGAAGGTCAAAAAGGTGTATTACCCGGGCTTGGGCGAGCATCCGGGGCACGAGATTGCCAAAAAGCAGATGCGGGGGTTCGGCGGGATGATAAGTTTTGAAGTTAAGGGCGGTTTGGAGGAATCCAAACGGGTCTGCGAGCGGACGGAAATATTCTCGCTCGCGGAAAGTTTGGGAGGGGTGGAGTCGCTCATCGAGCATCCGGCTTTGATGACCCATGCTTCGGTTCCCAAAGAGGTGCGGGAAGAGAAGGGAATATCCGATTCGCTTGTCCGGATTTCGGTCGGCATCGAGGATGGGGACGACTTAATCGCCGATTTGGAGCAGGCGCTCGGCTAA
- a CDS encoding rod shape-determining protein, translating into MGFFDLISNDIGIDLGTANTLVFVRGVGIVLNEPSVVAVDTSTKRVLAIGAAAKEMVGRTPGEIAAIRPLKDGVIADFEITERLLSDFIKRVVRHKYLMKPRIVISVPSGITEVEKRAVRDSAENAGAREVYLIQEPMAAAIGVGLPVDRPTGSMIIDIGGGTSEIAVIALNGIVNNTSIRIAGDELNEAIVLYLKKNYNLLIGELTAEEIKIKIGSAFPLEKEESMEIKGRDLVAGVPKTLKISSVQIREALSEPVNAIVEAVRQALERTPPELAADILDRGIILTGGGALIRGLDKRLRQETNLPVNVAEDPLTCVVRGTGKVLENMAQYSKVLIKSRRD; encoded by the coding sequence ATGGGATTTTTCGATTTAATCTCGAACGACATCGGCATCGATTTGGGGACCGCCAACACGCTGGTATTCGTGCGCGGGGTGGGCATCGTTTTGAACGAGCCCTCCGTGGTGGCGGTGGACACCTCCACCAAGCGGGTTTTGGCCATCGGCGCGGCGGCCAAGGAGATGGTGGGACGCACCCCGGGGGAGATTGCCGCCATCCGGCCTTTGAAAGACGGGGTTATCGCCGATTTTGAAATCACCGAGCGGCTTTTGTCCGATTTTATCAAACGGGTGGTGCGGCACAAATATCTGATGAAACCGCGCATCGTCATCTCCGTCCCCTCCGGCATCACTGAAGTGGAAAAGCGGGCCGTGAGGGATTCGGCCGAAAACGCCGGGGCGCGGGAGGTTTATTTAATTCAGGAACCGATGGCGGCGGCCATCGGCGTGGGGCTGCCCGTTGACCGGCCGACCGGGTCGATGATTATCGACATCGGCGGGGGGACTTCGGAAATCGCCGTGATTGCCTTAAACGGCATCGTCAACAACACCTCCATCCGGATTGCGGGGGATGAGCTGAACGAGGCGATCGTCCTATACCTCAAGAAAAATTACAATCTTTTAATCGGCGAACTGACGGCCGAGGAGATTAAAATCAAAATCGGCTCGGCCTTCCCGCTCGAAAAAGAGGAATCGATGGAAATCAAGGGGCGGGACTTGGTCGCCGGGGTTCCCAAGACCTTGAAAATCTCCTCCGTGCAAATCCGGGAGGCGTTGTCCGAGCCGGTGAACGCCATCGTGGAAGCGGTCCGTCAAGCCTTGGAACGGACGCCACCGGAGCTGGCGGCGGATATTTTGGACAGAGGCATCATTTTAACCGGCGGCGGGGCGCTTATACGGGGGCTGGATAAGCGCTTGCGGCAGGAAACCAATCTCCCCGTCAACGTGGCGGAGGACCCGCTCACCTGCGTGGTGCGGGGAACCGGGAAAGTTTTGGAGAACATGGCCCAATATTCAAAAGTATTGATAAAAAGCCGGCGCGATTAG
- a CDS encoding DUF2203 domain-containing protein encodes MKHQFKKHFTLAEANGLLPILAKIFEQVHTIQDELEERSAERQEVLDSAKGNGGGEKADYHFAQNQKIQKLLDQVEEKGIVVKDVERGLVDFPHLLGGREVFLCWMIGEKEVGYWHDLESGFAGRQPL; translated from the coding sequence ATGAAGCACCAGTTCAAAAAGCATTTTACGCTGGCCGAAGCGAACGGGCTTTTGCCGATTTTGGCGAAAATTTTTGAGCAGGTGCACACCATTCAGGACGAGCTGGAGGAACGGAGCGCGGAGCGGCAAGAGGTATTGGATTCGGCCAAGGGAAACGGGGGCGGGGAAAAGGCGGATTATCATTTTGCCCAGAACCAGAAAATCCAGAAGCTTTTGGACCAGGTGGAAGAAAAGGGGATAGTCGTCAAAGATGTGGAGCGGGGGCTGGTGGATTTTCCGCATCTTTTGGGGGGGCGGGAGGTTTTTTTGTGCTGGATGATTGGGGAAAAGGAAGTCGGATACTGGCATGATTTGGAAAGCGGGTTTGCGGGAAGGCAGCCGTTATAA
- a CDS encoding heavy metal translocating P-type ATPase → MAVITSTTTSEKERVVLPIRGMTCASCVRSVEQGLSKTPGVLRAEVSLVTESAAVEFDKNKTDLPTLSEAVRNSGYGVPARRGLVHFENGIPAGAQGKVLSVWGVINARTSDCCLEVNYLPGLVTLEEIGLKLKSAGIAFSKTEEIEEKISDSGYRKEKFKLAAILAASAIVFVFGMFHFDHTLTFWVSFPLSTFIQFWGGAQFYRGAWGQLKHFRGDMNTLVALGTSVAYFYSVWNGFQFLSTGTSPEFYFETAAVIIALILLGRFLESSARHRGREATQALLNLAPQKARVLSPDGQEKEVPTGALFPGDFALVRPGEKVPADGEILEGSSSVDEALVTGESVPAAKGPGDWVIGGSINREGAFRMAVRRAGKRSYLTTLASLVEQAQSSKPPVQRLVDKIAAVFVPVVLGIALLTFAAWAVFGPGVSFALKMTTAVLIIACPCAMGLATPMALIAGAGRAAKKGILIKDALALEKASKLQTLVLDKTGTMTSGKPKVEKWKFKGEKKEILTLLLSAEKLSEHPFAAPLVEFAKNEGASEVPVSDFRSFPGKGVAAYAGEKRIMIGSRHFLEENQVTVRTEWDEEHSPFSQVYLAVGNQEAARFFVTDELRPEAAETVAELKKIGVEPFMLSGDWREMTEHAAFQLQIERSRGEVRGDQKGNWIRELKKEGKTVGMVGDGVNDAVALSEADVGIAVRRGSDLALESAEVVLLNDNLKLLPYLVRLSRRVLATIKWNLVWAFGYNILGIPIAAGVLYPAFGLTLNPMIAAMAMAFSSLFVVTNSLRLRKFE, encoded by the coding sequence GTGGCCGTAATCACTTCAACAACGACTTCTGAAAAAGAGCGGGTGGTGCTGCCCATTCGAGGGATGACCTGCGCCTCCTGTGTCCGTTCCGTGGAGCAGGGGCTTTCCAAAACCCCCGGCGTTTTGCGGGCGGAAGTGAGTTTGGTAACCGAGTCGGCGGCGGTGGAGTTTGACAAAAACAAAACCGACCTCCCCACTTTGTCAGAGGCGGTCAGAAACTCCGGCTACGGCGTGCCAGCCCGGCGGGGGCTTGTCCATTTTGAGAACGGAATTCCCGCTGGCGCGCAGGGAAAGGTGCTTTCGGTTTGGGGCGTGATAAACGCCAGGACCTCCGATTGCTGTCTGGAAGTGAACTACCTGCCCGGACTGGTGACGCTGGAGGAAATCGGTTTAAAACTAAAGTCGGCCGGCATCGCATTTTCAAAAACGGAGGAAATTGAAGAAAAAATCTCCGATTCCGGCTACCGGAAGGAAAAATTCAAACTGGCGGCCATTCTGGCGGCTTCGGCCATCGTTTTTGTTTTTGGGATGTTTCACTTCGACCACACGCTCACCTTCTGGGTCAGCTTTCCCTTATCGACTTTCATCCAATTCTGGGGTGGGGCACAGTTTTACCGCGGCGCCTGGGGGCAGCTCAAACACTTTCGCGGGGATATGAATACGCTGGTGGCTTTGGGCACCAGCGTCGCCTACTTCTACTCGGTTTGGAACGGTTTTCAATTCCTCTCCACCGGAACATCTCCGGAGTTTTACTTCGAGACGGCGGCGGTCATTATCGCTCTGATTTTGCTGGGACGTTTCCTTGAATCCTCGGCCCGGCATCGCGGACGGGAAGCGACGCAGGCGCTTTTAAATCTGGCTCCGCAGAAGGCGCGGGTATTGAGCCCCGACGGGCAGGAGAAGGAGGTGCCGACCGGGGCGCTTTTTCCGGGAGATTTTGCGCTCGTCCGTCCCGGGGAAAAAGTGCCGGCGGATGGGGAGATTCTGGAAGGGAGCTCCAGCGTGGATGAAGCGCTGGTAACCGGCGAATCGGTGCCGGCTGCCAAAGGGCCCGGCGACTGGGTCATAGGCGGGAGCATCAACCGGGAGGGGGCTTTTCGGATGGCTGTGCGGCGGGCGGGAAAACGGAGCTATCTGACCACGCTTGCTTCTCTCGTCGAACAGGCCCAGAGCTCCAAGCCGCCGGTGCAGCGGCTGGTGGACAAAATTGCGGCGGTTTTCGTTCCGGTAGTTCTGGGCATTGCCCTTCTCACATTTGCCGCTTGGGCTGTTTTTGGGCCGGGGGTGAGTTTTGCACTTAAGATGACCACGGCGGTTTTAATCATCGCCTGCCCTTGCGCCATGGGACTGGCGACGCCGATGGCCTTGATAGCCGGGGCGGGACGGGCGGCGAAAAAAGGGATTTTAATCAAGGATGCCTTGGCCTTGGAAAAAGCGAGCAAACTTCAGACCCTCGTTTTGGACAAGACCGGGACAATGACATCCGGAAAGCCAAAAGTCGAAAAGTGGAAATTCAAAGGGGAGAAAAAGGAAATCCTAACGCTTCTTTTGTCCGCCGAAAAGCTCTCCGAACATCCGTTTGCCGCGCCTTTGGTCGAGTTTGCCAAAAACGAGGGGGCATCCGAAGTGCCGGTTTCTGATTTTCGCTCTTTTCCGGGCAAGGGGGTGGCGGCGTATGCCGGGGAAAAACGAATTATGATTGGCTCACGGCATTTTTTAGAGGAAAATCAGGTCACCGTCAGAACGGAATGGGACGAAGAGCATTCCCCCTTTTCGCAAGTGTATCTGGCGGTCGGCAACCAGGAAGCGGCACGATTTTTTGTGACGGATGAGCTGCGGCCGGAGGCGGCAGAGACCGTTGCGGAACTGAAAAAAATCGGGGTGGAGCCGTTTATGCTTTCCGGCGATTGGCGGGAGATGACCGAGCATGCCGCCTTCCAGTTGCAAATCGAGCGGTCGCGGGGAGAAGTGCGCGGGGACCAGAAGGGGAACTGGATTCGGGAGTTGAAAAAGGAGGGAAAGACCGTGGGAATGGTCGGCGACGGCGTGAACGACGCCGTGGCGCTTTCCGAAGCGGACGTGGGGATAGCAGTCCGCCGGGGGAGCGATTTGGCGCTTGAATCGGCGGAGGTGGTTTTGCTCAATGACAATTTGAAGCTTCTCCCCTACCTTGTCCGCCTTTCCCGCCGGGTGCTTGCCACCATCAAATGGAATCTGGTCTGGGCGTTCGGCTACAACATTCTGGGTATTCCCATAGCCGCCGGGGTTTTGTATCCGGCGTTTGGCCTCACCTTAAATCCGATGATAGCGGCAATGGCGATGGCTTTTTCCTCCCTTTTCGTGGTTACCAATTCGCTGCGGCTTAGGAAATTCGAGTAA
- a CDS encoding HD domain-containing protein produces the protein MHLAIRDLKAGEEVTGFFAVRKKELKEYDSRFFLKLELGDASGRLDAVMWEDAATTNQQIEVGSVVKVKGTVTTYRDDLQISVRNIRPAKREEFSLDEILPRSKFSKEELEKRFVDEVGRIKNPHLKKLLESFVADRKIFDAYLAAPAGKLWHHNYIGGLAEHSLQMAEIARKVAPFYPLVEVDLLATGALLHDSGKVWQYQVIGFFDYTTEGRLVGHINSGDHYIATLAERIEGFPSELLLRLRHLILSHQGTGEQGSPIVPQTPEAFVLYSIDELDSKMGALSRIWEKEKKAGWSDYINLIGRYIYWGENRT, from the coding sequence TTGCATTTGGCCATTCGGGATTTGAAAGCGGGCGAAGAGGTTACCGGTTTTTTCGCCGTCAGGAAAAAGGAGCTGAAAGAATACGACAGCCGGTTTTTTTTGAAGCTGGAACTGGGGGACGCCAGCGGCCGGCTGGATGCCGTTATGTGGGAGGATGCCGCAACGACCAATCAACAAATAGAAGTGGGTTCCGTGGTCAAAGTCAAAGGAACGGTGACCACCTACCGGGATGATTTGCAGATAAGCGTCCGGAACATCCGTCCCGCAAAGCGGGAAGAATTTTCGCTGGACGAAATTCTCCCCCGTTCCAAGTTTTCCAAAGAGGAACTGGAAAAGCGGTTCGTTGATGAGGTCGGCCGAATCAAAAATCCGCATTTGAAGAAACTTTTGGAGTCGTTTGTCGCGGACAGGAAGATTTTCGACGCCTACCTTGCCGCACCCGCCGGAAAGCTTTGGCATCACAATTATATAGGGGGGCTGGCGGAGCATTCGCTCCAAATGGCGGAGATTGCCCGGAAGGTGGCGCCGTTTTATCCCCTCGTCGAGGTCGATTTGCTGGCTACGGGGGCGCTTTTGCACGACTCGGGGAAGGTGTGGCAGTATCAGGTCATCGGATTTTTTGACTACACCACGGAGGGGCGGCTCGTCGGCCACATCAATTCCGGGGACCATTACATCGCCACTCTGGCCGAGCGTATCGAGGGGTTCCCTTCCGAGCTTTTGCTCCGTCTGCGACACCTGATTTTGTCCCACCAGGGGACGGGGGAGCAGGGTTCCCCCATCGTGCCGCAGACGCCGGAGGCGTTCGTGCTCTACTCCATAGACGAACTGGACTCCAAAATGGGGGCTTTGAGCCGGATTTGGGAGAAAGAAAAAAAGGCCGGATGGAGTGATTATATCAACCTAATCGGCCGATATATTTATTGGGGTGAAAACCGCACATAA
- a CDS encoding ATP-binding cassette domain-containing protein: MAPLLLIKNLKKSYPPQRTVFDRATLSVEPGELVALCGPSGAGKTTFLDIIYLSERPEGGEIFVEGKMAPWNERRGVAPWRRRIGYIFQDQKLFYDRTVFENVALPFFFDSQQPPNLKQEVEKWLSAVGLFGQKEKSPAELSLGERTLVALCRALITSPPLILADDPLSNLDSARAEVALKLLEKEAEAGKAVVLTSATGNVNCPRVKFYFIDRGQLLGETREGQT; encoded by the coding sequence GTGGCGCCTCTTCTTTTAATCAAGAACCTCAAAAAGAGCTATCCTCCCCAACGTACCGTTTTTGACCGGGCGACGCTCTCCGTCGAACCGGGTGAGTTGGTGGCCCTTTGCGGCCCTTCCGGGGCCGGAAAGACCACTTTTTTGGACATTATCTATTTGTCCGAACGGCCGGAGGGGGGGGAAATCTTTGTCGAAGGGAAGATGGCCCCCTGGAACGAACGGCGGGGGGTGGCCCCCTGGCGGCGGCGAATCGGTTACATCTTCCAAGACCAAAAACTGTTTTACGACCGGACGGTTTTCGAAAACGTGGCGTTGCCTTTCTTTTTCGACTCCCAGCAGCCCCCCAATCTGAAGCAGGAGGTGGAGAAATGGCTTTCGGCGGTGGGGCTTTTCGGCCAGAAGGAGAAAAGCCCGGCGGAGCTTTCGCTCGGAGAACGGACGCTGGTCGCCCTATGCCGCGCGTTGATCACCTCTCCCCCGCTCATTCTGGCGGACGACCCGCTGTCCAATTTGGACTCCGCCCGGGCAGAAGTAGCTTTGAAACTGCTGGAAAAAGAGGCGGAGGCGGGAAAGGCCGTGGTTTTGACCTCGGCGACGGGGAACGTGAACTGCCCGCGGGTTAAATTCTATTTCATCGACCGGGGGCAGCTTTTGGGGGAGACCCGGGAGGGGCAGACGTAA
- a CDS encoding permease-like cell division protein FtsX yields the protein MRLGFFVRESFRGIKREKGNTLLSMLSLLMAFVLLDLYFVGAYNLSFFSERLQRGLVLQAFLTEEFSDLQRDSLQVSIGALSGVASVEYKSSDSALAELERDLGESIAGELSANPLPASFTVEPAADRKTPEGLAELAEILKAMPGVEEVLYPESWAADLENAFAKTERLGMWLFIALSAGVILLTANTIRLVLKSRAQTVALYSLLGAGRGFLTIPYYLEGIFLAGVAAVLAWGGVAWLILAVVRSTLPLAMFPFAAGLLTLGLAVFLGLAGSFLGIKKELKV from the coding sequence ATGCGTCTTGGATTTTTCGTGCGGGAATCGTTCCGCGGCATAAAGCGGGAAAAAGGGAACACCCTTTTATCGATGCTTTCGCTTTTGATGGCCTTTGTGCTTTTGGATTTGTATTTCGTCGGGGCTTATAATTTGAGTTTCTTTTCCGAACGGCTGCAGCGGGGGCTGGTTTTGCAGGCGTTTTTGACAGAGGAGTTTTCCGACCTGCAGCGGGATTCGCTGCAGGTGAGCATCGGGGCGCTTTCCGGGGTGGCCTCCGTGGAGTACAAGTCCTCCGATTCGGCTCTGGCCGAATTGGAGCGGGATTTGGGGGAGTCGATTGCCGGGGAGCTTTCCGCCAATCCGCTGCCGGCTTCCTTTACCGTTGAACCGGCCGCCGACCGGAAGACCCCGGAGGGGCTGGCCGAGCTGGCGGAAATTCTCAAAGCGATGCCGGGGGTGGAGGAGGTTTTGTACCCGGAAAGCTGGGCAGCGGATTTGGAAAACGCCTTTGCCAAAACGGAGCGGCTGGGGATGTGGCTTTTTATCGCCTTGAGCGCGGGGGTCATTTTGCTGACCGCCAACACCATCCGGCTGGTTTTGAAATCCCGCGCCCAGACAGTGGCGCTTTACTCCCTTTTGGGGGCCGGGCGGGGGTTTTTGACCATTCCATACTATCTGGAGGGAATTTTTCTTGCGGGGGTGGCGGCGGTTCTGGCCTGGGGCGGAGTGGCCTGGCTGATTCTGGCGGTCGTGCGCTCCACGCTCCCCTTGGCGATGTTCCCCTTTGCGGCCGGGCTATTGACCTTGGGGCTGGCGGTCTTTCTTGGGCTGGCGGGGAGCTTTTTGGGTATTAAAAAAGAGCTGAAGGTATGA
- a CDS encoding Do family serine endopeptidase: MNRRQSIALILGVAFLGAVLGSVFTYAFLGPDSSNRFGAPQTGEGGARMILARAPQPFKKDIPESRRNAIVEAAEKVGPAVVSISVTQTRVVRGAPYFNPFGGDDLDDIWSFFLRPREFKQKVHGIGSGVITDPRGYVLTNQHVVEGAEEIRVTLPSGEEYKGKVIGEDLQSDLAVLKIDGQGLPYARLGNSDNLVIGEWAIAIGNPFGYLLDDPHPTVTAGVISALGRDFKRQVGQGNRIYRKMIQTDAAINPGNSGGPLVNADGEVVGINTFIFSSSRGSEGVGFAIPANRARRVMEDLIEHGEVVLPWIGVDVQSLNPLLAQSMNLQLSEGALVSNVDKNSPAERAGLSRGDVITEVEGKKILNATDWEDFVWTTRSGNSFELTFWRKKDVRKASLSAENPPASRRGQEGKLGIYVTDLTPDLARQMGIDFSRGVVVTEVKPNSTAGLIGVEEGDVILEINKAEVSSAAEYERQMKRLKRGQKVVLLLVRRGDLFYITAQV, translated from the coding sequence ATGAACAGACGACAATCGATAGCTTTAATCTTGGGGGTTGCCTTTCTGGGGGCGGTTTTGGGTTCGGTTTTCACCTATGCCTTCCTTGGGCCGGACAGCTCCAACCGCTTCGGCGCCCCGCAAACCGGAGAAGGCGGGGCGCGGATGATTCTCGCCCGCGCGCCGCAACCCTTCAAAAAAGATATCCCCGAATCCCGCCGCAATGCCATCGTGGAAGCGGCGGAAAAAGTGGGCCCGGCAGTGGTTTCCATCTCCGTCACCCAAACCCGCGTGGTGCGGGGCGCCCCCTATTTCAACCCCTTCGGCGGGGATGATTTGGACGACATCTGGAGCTTCTTTTTGCGCCCGCGGGAGTTCAAGCAAAAAGTGCACGGAATCGGCTCCGGGGTCATCACCGACCCGCGGGGATACGTTCTGACCAACCAGCACGTCGTCGAGGGGGCCGAGGAAATCCGCGTGACTCTCCCTTCCGGCGAGGAATACAAAGGGAAGGTCATCGGCGAGGATTTGCAGAGCGACTTGGCGGTTTTGAAAATCGACGGGCAAGGTTTGCCGTACGCCCGGCTGGGAAATTCGGACAATCTGGTCATCGGGGAATGGGCCATCGCCATCGGCAACCCATTCGGTTATTTGCTGGACGACCCCCATCCCACGGTCACCGCCGGGGTGATTTCCGCTCTGGGGCGGGATTTCAAACGGCAGGTGGGGCAGGGGAACCGGATTTACCGCAAAATGATTCAGACCGACGCGGCCATCAATCCCGGCAATTCCGGCGGGCCGTTGGTCAATGCGGATGGCGAAGTGGTCGGCATCAACACCTTCATCTTTTCCTCCAGCCGGGGCTCGGAGGGGGTCGGGTTTGCCATTCCGGCCAACCGGGCACGGCGGGTGATGGAGGATTTGATTGAACACGGCGAAGTGGTGCTCCCCTGGATTGGGGTGGATGTTCAAAGTTTAAATCCGCTTCTGGCGCAGAGCATGAACCTCCAGCTCTCCGAGGGGGCTTTGGTTTCCAATGTGGACAAAAACTCCCCGGCGGAGCGGGCCGGCCTTTCGCGCGGGGACGTGATTACCGAGGTGGAGGGGAAAAAAATATTGAACGCCACCGACTGGGAGGATTTTGTCTGGACCACCCGCAGCGGGAACAGCTTTGAATTGACCTTCTGGCGCAAAAAGGACGTTCGCAAAGCCTCCCTGTCGGCCGAAAATCCCCCCGCTTCTCGAAGGGGACAGGAAGGAAAGTTGGGCATCTATGTCACCGATTTGACTCCGGATTTGGCCCGGCAGATGGGAATCGACTTTTCCCGCGGGGTGGTGGTCACCGAGGTGAAGCCGAACTCCACGGCGGGGCTTATCGGCGTGGAGGAGGGGGACGTGATTCTGGAAATCAACAAGGCGGAGGTAAGCTCGGCGGCGGAGTACGAGCGGCAGATGAAGCGGCTGAAGCGGGGGCAGAAGGTGGTTTTGCTTCTGGTGCGCCGGGGGGATTTGTTCTACATCACGGCGCAGGTTTAG